In Streptomyces sp. NBC_00448, the following are encoded in one genomic region:
- a CDS encoding winged helix-turn-helix transcriptional regulator, which yields MRYSRVADPDCSIAQALAVVGDWWTLLIVRDIAGGTHQFDALRDALGISRKVLADRLAALVGDGVLEKRLYHAHPPRHSYHLTRVGQGLLPVLVALQDWGGQYVMGDGTLSATSPADSAETRRVHALVGARVPETVLPAAPSGEPWDTPAERDPVAGEPWTVLYCFPGAYAPDVQGYPPGWGEIPGAAGCTLESCTYRDRLPEFEERGARVYGVSTQRPDQLAAFAEHAGITFPLLSDADLRLTAALRLPTFRASGLDRLKRLTLLIDAERTVRGVLYPVPDPAGSVGDALALLDEVTAADQRLPGPR from the coding sequence ATGCGCTATTCGAGGGTCGCGGACCCGGACTGCTCCATCGCCCAGGCGCTCGCGGTCGTCGGCGACTGGTGGACGCTGCTGATCGTGCGCGACATCGCCGGCGGGACCCACCAGTTCGACGCGCTGCGCGACGCGCTGGGCATCAGCCGCAAGGTGCTCGCCGATCGGCTGGCCGCCCTCGTCGGGGACGGCGTGCTGGAGAAGCGGCTCTACCACGCCCACCCGCCGCGCCACTCCTACCACCTCACCCGTGTCGGCCAGGGCCTGCTGCCGGTCCTGGTCGCGCTGCAGGACTGGGGCGGGCAGTACGTGATGGGCGACGGCACGCTCTCCGCGACCAGCCCGGCCGATTCCGCCGAGACCCGGCGGGTGCACGCGCTCGTCGGTGCCCGCGTCCCGGAGACGGTCCTGCCCGCGGCCCCTTCCGGCGAGCCGTGGGACACCCCCGCGGAACGCGATCCGGTCGCCGGCGAACCGTGGACGGTCCTGTACTGCTTCCCCGGCGCCTACGCCCCGGATGTCCAGGGCTACCCGCCGGGTTGGGGAGAGATCCCCGGCGCCGCGGGCTGCACCCTCGAGTCGTGCACCTACCGCGACCGGCTTCCGGAGTTCGAGGAGCGCGGCGCCCGCGTGTACGGCGTCAGCACCCAACGTCCGGACCAACTCGCCGCGTTCGCCGAACACGCGGGCATCACGTTCCCCCTGCTGTCGGACGCCGACCTGCGGCTGACCGCCGCACTGCGGCTGCCCACCTTCCGTGCGTCCGGACTCGACCGCCTCAAGCGCCTGACCCTGCTGATCGACGCCGAACGCACCGTACGCGGCGTGCTCTACCCCGTCCCGGACCCGGCCGGCTCGGTCGGCGACGCCCTCGCTCTCCTCGACGAGGTCACAGCCGCCGACCAGCGACTTCCCGGCCCCCGTTGA